A stretch of DNA from Mus musculus strain C57BL/6J chromosome 6, GRCm38.p6 C57BL/6J:
ATGCTTTGTGGGCCCTGAAAAGGGCCTTTGTGGATGGGGGAAGCCGGCCAAGGGAACGGCCTAGGCACAGGAGGGCTCGCTTAGCCGCCGAAGCCGTACAGAGTGCGGCCCTGGCGCTTGAGCGCGTACACCACGTCCATAGCCGTAACCGTCTTGCGCTTGGCGTGCTCGGTGTAGGTGACGGCGTCGCGGATCACATTCTCAAGGAAAACCTTGAGGACACCGCGAGTCTCCTCGTAGATGAGACCCGAGATGCGCTTCACGCCGCCACGCCGAGCCAACCGCCGGATAGCGGGCTTGGTAATGCCCTGGATGTTGTCGCGGAGAACCTTGCGGTGTCGCTTGGCGCCACCTTTCCCCAGACCCTTGCCGCCTTTTCCTCGTCCTGACATATTAGTAAACAACCTAATAAAGAGACAGGAGAAACTACAGTAATCCGCCGCCGAGCAAGAGCTTATATTTCCTGGGAGCGGACCTGATTGAAAACAGCAAGGAGTGGGCGGAGCTCTAGACTCCACCCCCTGGCTCTTTGTGCTCTGCTGTCTCCCAAGAACCATAAAACCCTTTCGGTTCCCTCTCCAAATTCCAGGAACCCTAGCACATTTGAAAGTTTAAATAATATAAGGTAACAATctatttctcctcttttttttttttagcacaaaTAAAAACGGCGCATCATGCTTGTTATCTTCAGTGCACGCTGATTCGGTATTTTCTAAGCAGCATGCTTGTTTTTACACAACTTTAatgtgaaaatgaaaagaagcTAGCAATAGAAATCTAGCTTACTAGGTCTTATACCGAAGCAGTTTACATTTTCACGAGAGAGTCTTTTGAGGGGATAGAAGTGTTTTAGTGCCTTTCTTTTGTGGCCACGATAAGAAAATTATGCTAGTTCCCACTTCCTATTTGGTTTCAACTGTTTCTGCAGTGTATGGATTTTCTGCTCCTGCATTGCAAACACATTGGTATTCGCTTTTCAGCCAATTGTTCCTATAGTTACTTAGCTGAACTATTGTAACTTGTCATTTAGATCCGAGGTCCTTGTTGCTTGCGTTTAAAAGAGACCTGGTGACTCACATCTGTAATTTAGGCTctccggaggctgaggcaggattgccAAGAgctggggccagcctaggctagacAGACTCAAATACatttcccctcctccccactcaaATAGCTTGTAAAGTACCAGAAGTCAAAAGCATGACTCCGAATAACAGGACTGTCCTTAAGTTTGTTTCGTTTTTAAAGACAGCaggttttgggctggagagatggctcagtggtgaagagcactgactgctcttctgaaggtcctgagttcaaattccagcaaccacatggtggctcacaaccacctgtaatgagaactgatgccctcttctggtgtgtctgaagatagctacagtgta
This window harbors:
- the H4f16 gene encoding histone H4; this translates as MSGRGKGGKGLGKGGAKRHRKVLRDNIQGITKPAIRRLARRGGVKRISGLIYEETRGVLKVFLENVIRDAVTYTEHAKRKTVTAMDVVYALKRQGRTLYGFGG